From the genome of Streptomyces sp. NBC_00659, one region includes:
- a CDS encoding inositol monophosphatase family protein, producing MIEDIIETIDEFLAHRASDVEHAVRQAAAAEIMPRFRQLSADEIDQKSGPHDLVTDADRLAEKYLTEALTALLPGSVVVGEEAVHADPATYEAIQGTAPVWIVDPVDGTRQFVHGDSGFCTLVALVLDGVVLASWTYAPARDEFATAIRGRGAVLDGVPLRCGSPEPGRDLDIATSHPDYTTDEQKRALLGLRVEGVVPRPCGSAGLEYLAIARGELDATAFSWEAAWDHAAGLLLVEEAGGAHLTLGGEPFRVTGGNALPFTAARDEATARRVTALLAAPSEQVAVGA from the coding sequence ATGATCGAAGACATCATCGAAACCATCGACGAGTTTCTCGCCCACCGCGCGTCCGACGTGGAACACGCCGTCCGCCAGGCCGCCGCCGCCGAGATCATGCCCCGGTTCCGGCAGCTCTCCGCGGACGAGATCGACCAGAAGTCCGGCCCGCACGACCTCGTGACGGACGCCGACCGCCTGGCCGAGAAGTACCTCACCGAGGCCCTCACCGCGCTGCTGCCCGGTTCGGTCGTCGTCGGCGAGGAGGCGGTGCACGCCGACCCGGCGACCTACGAGGCGATCCAGGGCACGGCCCCCGTCTGGATCGTCGACCCCGTCGACGGCACCAGGCAGTTCGTGCACGGCGACTCCGGGTTCTGCACGCTGGTCGCGCTCGTGCTGGACGGCGTGGTGCTGGCCTCGTGGACGTACGCGCCCGCGCGCGACGAATTCGCCACCGCGATACGGGGGCGCGGGGCCGTGCTCGACGGCGTGCCGCTGCGCTGCGGTTCGCCGGAGCCCGGCCGTGACCTCGACATCGCGACCTCCCACCCGGACTACACCACGGACGAGCAGAAGCGAGCACTCCTCGGACTGCGCGTCGAGGGCGTCGTCCCGCGGCCGTGCGGTTCGGCCGGCCTGGAGTATCTGGCCATAGCCCGCGGCGAGTTGGACGCCACCGCGTTCAGCTGGGAGGCGGCCTGGGATCACGCGGCGGGACTCCTGCTCGTCGAGGAGGCGGGCGGCGCCCACCTGACGCTCGGCGGCGAGCCGTTCCGTGTCACCGGGGGCAACGCCCTGCCGTTCACGGCGGCCCGGGACGAGGCCACGGCCCGCCGGGTGACCGCCCTGCTGGCGGCACCGTCCGAGCAGGTGGCTGTCGGCGCCTGA
- a CDS encoding phytoene desaturase family protein — protein MLDAVVVGAGPNGLTAAVELARRGFSVAVFEARDTVGGGSRTEELTLPGFRHDPCAAAHPLGVNSPAFRAMPLERYGLEWLHAELPMAHPFPDGSAAVLARSVAETAASFGPRDAGAYRRLVAPFLSKWDTLAHDFMSLPLTALPRDPVTLARFGLAGLPPSTWLMRRFRDERARALFAGLVAHVMAPLEGIATGAVGLVFALAAHARGWPVARGGSQSISDALTAYLQDLGGTVHTDYEVKRLDDLPPARAYVFDTSPKALARIAGFGRYYEGYRYGAGAFKIDYALDGPVPWTAEQARVAGTVQVGASRAEIGTALRAASREGRAPDAPFLITVQPSVVDPSRAPEGKQVFWAYGHVPNGWTGDLTDAIERQLERFAPGFRDRVLARATAGPPLLAARNANYVGGDIACGAASGLQLMLRPRLSLSPYSTPHPAVFLCSSATPPGPGVHGMSGHNAAKAVWRRLRES, from the coding sequence ATGCTCGATGCGGTCGTGGTGGGTGCGGGGCCGAACGGACTGACGGCTGCCGTGGAGCTGGCCCGCCGGGGCTTCTCCGTGGCCGTGTTCGAGGCCCGCGACACGGTGGGCGGGGGATCGCGCACCGAAGAGCTGACCCTGCCCGGTTTCCGGCACGATCCGTGCGCGGCGGCGCATCCGCTCGGCGTCAACTCGCCCGCCTTCCGGGCGATGCCCCTGGAGCGCTACGGCCTGGAGTGGCTGCACGCCGAGCTCCCCATGGCCCACCCGTTCCCGGACGGTTCGGCGGCGGTGCTCGCGCGGTCGGTGGCCGAGACGGCGGCCTCCTTCGGGCCGCGCGACGCGGGCGCGTACCGCAGGCTCGTCGCGCCGTTCCTGAGCAAGTGGGACACCCTGGCGCACGACTTCATGTCACTGCCGCTGACCGCGCTGCCCCGGGACCCCGTCACCCTCGCCCGCTTCGGTCTGGCCGGGCTGCCGCCGTCGACCTGGCTGATGCGCCGCTTCCGCGACGAGCGGGCCAGAGCCCTGTTCGCCGGTCTGGTGGCGCACGTCATGGCCCCACTGGAAGGAATCGCCACGGGCGCCGTCGGCCTGGTCTTCGCGCTGGCCGCGCACGCCCGGGGGTGGCCCGTCGCACGCGGCGGCTCCCAGTCCATCTCGGACGCGCTGACCGCGTATCTCCAGGACCTCGGCGGCACCGTCCACACCGACTACGAGGTCAAGCGCCTGGACGATCTGCCCCCCGCGCGGGCCTACGTCTTCGACACCTCGCCCAAGGCGCTGGCCCGTATCGCGGGTTTCGGGCGGTACTACGAGGGCTATCGGTACGGGGCGGGCGCCTTCAAGATCGACTACGCGCTGGACGGGCCCGTGCCCTGGACCGCCGAGCAGGCCCGTGTCGCCGGGACCGTCCAGGTCGGGGCGAGCCGGGCGGAGATCGGCACCGCGCTGCGCGCGGCCTCGCGCGAGGGCCGGGCACCCGACGCGCCGTTCCTGATCACGGTGCAGCCGAGCGTCGTGGACCCGTCGCGTGCCCCCGAGGGCAAACAGGTCTTCTGGGCCTACGGCCATGTCCCGAACGGCTGGACCGGAGACCTCACGGACGCGATCGAGCGCCAGCTGGAGCGGTTCGCGCCGGGCTTCCGCGACCGGGTCCTGGCCCGCGCGACCGCCGGACCGCCCCTGCTCGCGGCCCGCAACGCCAACTACGTGGGCGGCGACATCGCCTGCGGCGCAGCCTCCGGACTCCAGCTCATGCTCCGCCCCAGACTGTCCCTGTCCCCGTACAGCACCCCGCACCCCGCCGTCTTCCTGTGCTCCTCGGCCACCCCGCCCGGTCCCGGAGTGCACGGGATGTCGGGGCACAACGCGGCGAAGGCCGTCTGGAGGAGGCTGAGAGAGTCATGA
- a CDS encoding O-acetyl-ADP-ribose deacetylase gives MTTITLVQGDITRQSVDAVVNAANSSLLGGGGVDGAIHRRGGPAVLAACRELRAGHYGKGLATGRAVATTAGDLDARWVIHTVGPRYAREDDRSELLASCYRESLRVADELGARTVAFPAVSAGIYGWPMDDAARIAVETVRAAETDVEEIRFVLFDERAYDAFAGQL, from the coding sequence ATGACCACGATCACGCTGGTGCAGGGCGACATCACCCGGCAGAGCGTCGACGCCGTAGTCAACGCGGCGAACTCCTCGCTGCTCGGCGGCGGGGGTGTGGACGGAGCCATTCACCGCCGCGGCGGCCCGGCCGTTCTCGCCGCGTGCCGCGAACTACGGGCCGGTCACTACGGCAAGGGCCTGGCGACCGGCCGGGCCGTCGCCACGACCGCGGGCGACCTCGACGCCCGCTGGGTGATCCACACCGTGGGTCCCCGCTACGCCCGGGAGGACGACCGGTCGGAGCTGCTGGCCTCCTGCTACCGGGAGTCGCTGCGGGTCGCCGACGAGCTCGGAGCCCGTACGGTCGCCTTCCCCGCCGTCTCCGCGGGCATCTACGGCTGGCCGATGGACGACGCGGCGCGCATCGCGGTGGAGACCGTCCGGGCCGCCGAGACCGACGTCGAGGAGATCCGCTTCGTACTCTTCGACGAACGCGCGTACGACGCGTTCGCCGGGCAGCTGTGA
- a CDS encoding endonuclease/exonuclease/phosphatase family protein, whose product MTPSETARPGSSRSGRVRFATFNVLHGRTLVDGRPVSVRAAGGPEVPLVRAVASLDADVVALQEVDRLQERSGGVDQASAAAEGSGAPHWRYASAFHGMAKAGGGWVPEPSEPGLRVYGPREAEAGDGVPSHGIALLSRLPVRHWRALRLAPAPVPMPLRTPGRRGLTLSRDHPRAALAAVLEGSRGPFTVVALHLSFVPGWNVRQLLAVRAWIADLPGPRVLLGDFNLPGALPRTVLGPAGTIGGGRTRSAGTPPVSRGWRDLARTPTYPSHRPLVQLDHVLATGIEAGAAVGAHAPSTPVSDHRPLVVELPL is encoded by the coding sequence ATGACACCTTCCGAGACGGCTCGTCCCGGCTCCTCGCGCTCCGGGCGGGTGCGGTTCGCGACGTTCAACGTGCTGCACGGCCGGACGCTGGTGGACGGCAGACCCGTGTCCGTCCGGGCCGCGGGCGGCCCCGAGGTGCCGCTCGTGCGGGCCGTCGCGTCGCTGGACGCCGATGTGGTGGCGCTACAGGAGGTGGACCGGCTGCAGGAACGCTCCGGCGGAGTCGACCAGGCGTCCGCCGCGGCCGAGGGGTCCGGCGCGCCGCACTGGCGTTACGCGTCCGCGTTCCACGGCATGGCGAAGGCGGGCGGCGGCTGGGTCCCGGAACCGTCCGAACCCGGTCTGCGGGTGTACGGGCCGCGCGAGGCCGAGGCGGGTGACGGTGTCCCCTCGCACGGCATCGCGCTGCTGTCCCGGCTGCCCGTCCGGCACTGGAGAGCCCTTCGGCTGGCCCCGGCACCGGTTCCCATGCCGCTGCGGACACCCGGACGCCGTGGACTCACGTTGTCCAGGGACCATCCGCGGGCCGCGCTGGCCGCCGTCCTGGAGGGAAGCCGCGGCCCGTTCACCGTGGTGGCTCTGCACCTGTCGTTCGTGCCCGGCTGGAACGTCCGTCAGTTGCTCGCCGTCCGCGCCTGGATCGCCGACCTGCCCGGGCCCCGCGTGCTTCTCGGCGACTTCAACCTGCCCGGCGCGCTTCCGAGGACGGTCCTCGGTCCGGCCGGGACGATCGGCGGCGGCCGGACCCGGTCCGCCGGCACCCCGCCGGTGTCGCGCGGCTGGCGGGATCTGGCCCGTACGCCCACCTACCCCTCGCACCGCCCCCTCGTCCAGCTCGACCATGTGCTGGCCACGGGCATCGAGGCGGGCGCGGCCGTCGGCGCGCACGCGCCGAGCACCCCCGTCTCGGACCACCGGCCTCTGGTGGTCGAACTGCCCCTTTGA
- a CDS encoding BlaI/MecI/CopY family transcriptional regulator → MAGTGPHGRAERRSAGELESTVLAALWATDDAMTPAEIQAEIGGGLAYNTVHTILKRLYDKGLVLRDVDGRRGAYRPAKDAAQLTAEAMHEALDRGPDPIAALRQFVTGLSRQEEEALRDLLGGNGP, encoded by the coding sequence ATGGCTGGCACAGGTCCCCACGGAAGGGCGGAACGGCGCAGCGCGGGCGAACTGGAGAGCACGGTCCTCGCCGCCCTGTGGGCCACGGACGACGCGATGACACCCGCCGAGATCCAGGCCGAGATCGGCGGCGGACTCGCCTACAACACGGTGCACACCATCCTCAAACGTCTGTACGACAAGGGTCTTGTGCTCCGGGACGTTGACGGCCGACGCGGCGCGTACCGCCCCGCCAAGGACGCGGCCCAGCTGACCGCCGAGGCCATGCACGAGGCACTCGACCGCGGGCCCGACCCGATCGCGGCCCTCCGGCAGTTCGTGACCGGGCTCAGCCGCCAGGAGGAGGAAGCCCTGCGCGACCTCCTGGGAGGGAACGGGCCGTGA
- a CDS encoding lysylphosphatidylglycerol synthase transmembrane domain-containing protein — MGRHAVLSLLVLVAAGFLAHHHWPVIESGAGMLAHADRGWLLVAAVATLATWVCSALAQQGAVAEPLPAGRLVAVQFAAASANHVLPSGLGAGAVNLRFLTRCGLPFARSATALVVKACAGTVVRGCLIGGLALACPGALRLPRLTASAWTVAAWTAGVVVAAVAAALFAGPLRRALRRVLLDVRAVHEVPARAAALWGGSLAFAALHATVVIAVAQAIGLSLSPARVALVYFAASSAAVLLPTPGGLGSLDAALALALTFAGASGEAAASTVLGYRLLTVWLPLLPGLVALGVLIRRRVL, encoded by the coding sequence ATGGGCCGGCACGCCGTGCTCTCGCTGCTCGTGCTGGTGGCCGCCGGGTTTCTCGCCCACCACCACTGGCCCGTGATCGAGTCGGGAGCGGGCATGCTCGCGCACGCCGACCGGGGCTGGCTGCTGGTGGCGGCCGTCGCCACCCTGGCGACCTGGGTGTGCTCCGCCCTCGCCCAGCAGGGCGCGGTGGCGGAGCCATTGCCCGCCGGGCGACTGGTGGCGGTGCAGTTCGCGGCCGCGTCCGCCAACCACGTACTGCCCTCGGGCCTCGGCGCGGGCGCCGTCAATCTGCGCTTCCTGACCCGGTGCGGACTGCCCTTCGCCCGTTCCGCGACCGCCCTCGTGGTCAAGGCGTGCGCCGGAACCGTCGTACGCGGCTGTCTGATCGGCGGACTGGCCCTGGCCTGTCCCGGCGCGCTGCGCCTTCCCCGGCTGACGGCGAGTGCCTGGACCGTGGCCGCCTGGACGGCCGGCGTCGTCGTGGCCGCCGTCGCCGCGGCGCTCTTCGCCGGACCGCTGCGGCGCGCGCTGCGCCGTGTGCTCCTGGACGTCCGCGCCGTGCACGAAGTCCCCGCGCGGGCCGCCGCGCTGTGGGGCGGCTCGCTCGCCTTCGCGGCGCTGCACGCCACCGTGGTCATCGCCGTCGCCCAGGCCATCGGCCTGTCCCTGTCCCCGGCCCGGGTGGCCCTCGTCTACTTCGCCGCGAGCAGCGCCGCCGTCCTGCTGCCCACCCCGGGCGGCCTCGGCTCCCTGGACGCCGCCCTCGCGCTGGCCCTCACGTTCGCGGGGGCGTCCGGCGAGGCGGCGGCCTCCACGGTGCTCGGCTACCGGCTGCTCACCGTGTGGCTTCCCCTGCTCCCGGGGCTGGTGGCGCTGGGCGTGCTGATCCGGCGCCGGGTGCTGTGA
- a CDS encoding DedA family protein: MTTAPMFTASDLAVNILSAQSLLAAFGVLGVGVVMFAETGLLIGFFLPGDSLLFTAGLLCTGSGHDGVKLSLAPLLIAAAVGALVGAQTGYLIGRKAGGALLARDSSPRLKSGAHRAEELLERYGHAKAIVLARFVPVVRTVLNPMAGALGVPLRTFTVWQVAGGLVWSIGLTLGGYALGSSIPNVDRYLLPVIAVIVLVSLAPLAAELYRSRRQGAAGGEAQE; this comes from the coding sequence ATGACGACCGCACCGATGTTCACAGCGTCCGACCTCGCCGTGAATATTCTCAGCGCGCAGTCCCTGCTCGCCGCCTTCGGCGTGCTGGGGGTGGGCGTGGTGATGTTCGCGGAGACCGGTCTGCTGATCGGCTTCTTCCTGCCCGGTGACTCACTGCTGTTCACAGCGGGACTGCTCTGCACGGGATCGGGGCACGACGGCGTGAAGCTGTCGCTCGCCCCGCTGCTGATCGCCGCGGCCGTGGGCGCGCTCGTCGGCGCCCAGACCGGCTATCTGATCGGACGGAAGGCGGGCGGTGCCCTGCTCGCCCGCGATTCCTCCCCCCGCCTGAAATCGGGCGCGCACCGCGCCGAGGAGCTCCTGGAGCGGTACGGCCACGCCAAGGCGATCGTGCTGGCCCGCTTCGTGCCCGTCGTGCGTACGGTGCTGAACCCGATGGCGGGCGCCCTGGGCGTGCCGCTGCGGACCTTCACCGTGTGGCAGGTGGCCGGCGGCCTCGTCTGGAGCATCGGCCTCACCCTCGGCGGGTACGCGCTGGGTTCCTCCATCCCGAACGTCGACCGCTATCTGCTCCCGGTCATCGCGGTCATCGTCCTCGTGTCCCTGGCCCCGCTCGCCGCCGAGCTGTACCGCTCGCGCCGGCAGGGCGCGGCGGGCGGGGAGGCCCAGGAATGA
- a CDS encoding BlaI/MecI/CopY family transcriptional regulator has product MSSDKDERRPAGELEASVMAALWAAGVPLTPGRVQTELGSGLARTTVTTILSRLHEKGIVGRERLGRGYAYFPVQDPHGLTARRMHTELDRDDDRETALARFVAQLSPDDERLLRDLLEPDLGTRPEPGDE; this is encoded by the coding sequence ATGAGCAGTGACAAGGACGAACGCCGGCCGGCGGGCGAGCTGGAGGCCAGCGTGATGGCGGCTCTCTGGGCCGCGGGGGTGCCGCTCACGCCCGGACGCGTGCAGACCGAGCTGGGCTCCGGTCTGGCCCGCACGACAGTGACGACGATCCTGTCCCGGCTGCACGAGAAGGGCATCGTCGGCCGCGAGCGGCTGGGCCGGGGCTACGCGTACTTCCCCGTCCAGGACCCGCACGGCCTCACCGCGCGCCGTATGCACACCGAGCTCGACCGCGACGACGACAGGGAGACCGCGCTGGCCCGCTTCGTCGCCCAGCTCAGCCCCGACGACGAGCGGCTCCTGCGGGATCTCCTGGAACCGGATCTCGGCACGCGCCCGGAACCGGGCGACGAATGA
- a CDS encoding M48 family metalloprotease yields the protein MILLLMVPLLVPFALGPLARRCLDRLTPVAALWSVTLALVVLAGASVASLGALVLTGLLKMPLFAGLGDLVHPLRTASDLVVLPAAAAATGLLTVGAWTVVRSALRQLRAFRTARSQADRRPAAGDLCVIESPHPDAYALPGRPHRIVVTTAMLRSLGADEREALFAHERAHNAGGHHRFLVVAELAAHCHPGLRTVRATVALAAERAADEAAAVTVGDRRLIARAIARAALAVGEARTGRPDFAPAATTGPVPQRVAALLSVPRRRPRAAAWIAVLLAACAAVSAGASGAGVIAFHHEVEVAQGEETR from the coding sequence ATGATCCTTCTCCTGATGGTCCCCCTGCTCGTCCCCTTCGCGCTGGGACCGCTGGCCCGCCGCTGCCTGGACCGGCTCACCCCGGTCGCCGCGCTGTGGTCGGTGACCCTCGCGCTCGTCGTGCTGGCCGGGGCCTCCGTGGCCTCGCTCGGCGCGCTCGTCCTGACGGGCCTGCTCAAGATGCCCCTGTTCGCGGGCCTCGGCGACCTCGTCCACCCGCTGCGCACGGCCTCGGACCTCGTCGTCCTGCCCGCGGCGGCCGCCGCGACGGGGCTGCTCACCGTCGGCGCCTGGACCGTCGTCCGCTCGGCCCTGCGCCAGCTGCGTGCCTTCCGCACCGCGCGCAGCCAGGCCGACCGCCGTCCCGCCGCCGGCGACCTGTGCGTCATCGAGTCGCCGCACCCCGACGCCTACGCGCTCCCCGGCCGGCCGCACCGCATCGTCGTCACCACCGCCATGCTCCGCAGCCTCGGCGCCGACGAGCGCGAGGCCCTCTTCGCCCACGAGCGGGCCCACAACGCGGGCGGCCACCACCGCTTCCTCGTCGTGGCCGAACTCGCGGCCCACTGCCACCCGGGCCTGCGCACGGTCCGCGCCACCGTCGCGCTCGCGGCGGAGCGCGCCGCGGACGAGGCCGCGGCCGTCACCGTGGGGGACCGGAGGCTGATCGCCCGGGCCATCGCCCGCGCCGCCCTGGCCGTCGGCGAGGCCCGCACCGGGCGCCCCGACTTCGCCCCCGCGGCCACCACGGGGCCCGTCCCCCAGCGGGTCGCCGCCCTGCTCTCCGTCCCCCGGCGCCGCCCTCGCGCCGCCGCCTGGATCGCCGTCCTCCTCGCCGCCTGCGCCGCCGTCTCGGCCGGCGCGTCGGGGGCCGGTGTCATCGCCTTCCACCACGAGGTCGAGGTCGCGCAGGGCGAGGAGACTCGCTGA
- a CDS encoding AlkA N-terminal domain-containing protein: protein MQNGMHTDTERCVRAVQSKDARFDGWFFTAVTTTRIYCRPSCPVVPPKPRNMTFYPSAAACQQAGFRACKRCRPDTSPGSPEWNHRADLVARAMRLIGDGVVDRDGVPGLAARLGYSTRQIERQLLAELGAGPLALARAQRAQTARLLIETTLLPMAEIAFAAGFSSIRTFNDTVREVFALSPSELRARLPRNRAGAVAGTPSVPGVLNLRLPFRAPLNPDNLFGHLAATAVPGVEEWRDGAYRRTLRLPYGHGVAGLTPMPDHIACRLALSDLRDLSVAISRCRRMLDLDADPVAVDDQLRTDPLLAPLVDKAPGRRVPRTVDEAEFAVRAVLGQQVSTAAARTHAARLVTAYGDPVDDPGGGLTHLFPTPEALAALDPESLAMPRTRRTTFATLVGQLAEGTLHLGVESDWEQARARLLALPGFGPWTADVIAMRALGDPDAFLPTDLGIRRAAQELGLPSTPAALTARAAAWRPWRAYAVQYLWATDSHPINFLPEQARTSRTKDAQ, encoded by the coding sequence ATGCAGAACGGGATGCACACGGACACGGAGCGCTGCGTGCGTGCCGTCCAGTCGAAGGACGCGCGTTTCGACGGATGGTTCTTCACCGCGGTGACGACGACGAGGATCTACTGCCGGCCGAGTTGCCCGGTCGTGCCGCCGAAGCCCCGGAACATGACCTTCTACCCGAGCGCCGCCGCCTGCCAGCAGGCCGGATTCCGGGCCTGCAAACGCTGCCGCCCGGACACCAGCCCCGGCTCTCCCGAATGGAACCACCGTGCCGACCTGGTCGCCCGGGCGATGCGGCTGATCGGCGACGGGGTCGTCGACCGCGACGGGGTACCGGGCCTGGCCGCCCGGCTCGGTTACAGCACCCGCCAGATCGAACGGCAGCTCCTGGCCGAGCTGGGCGCGGGACCCCTCGCGCTCGCCCGCGCCCAGCGCGCCCAGACGGCCCGGCTGCTCATCGAGACGACACTGCTCCCCATGGCCGAGATCGCCTTCGCCGCCGGCTTCTCCTCCATCCGCACCTTCAACGACACGGTCCGTGAGGTCTTCGCGCTGTCCCCGAGCGAGCTGCGCGCCCGCCTGCCCAGGAACCGGGCCGGAGCCGTGGCCGGGACCCCGAGCGTGCCGGGCGTGCTGAATCTCCGGCTCCCTTTCCGCGCCCCGCTCAACCCCGACAACCTCTTCGGACACCTCGCGGCGACCGCCGTACCGGGGGTGGAGGAGTGGCGCGACGGCGCGTACCGGCGGACGCTGCGGCTGCCGTACGGGCACGGTGTCGCCGGTCTGACGCCGATGCCGGACCACATCGCGTGCCGGCTGGCCCTGAGCGACCTGCGCGACCTGTCCGTCGCGATCAGCCGCTGCCGCCGCATGCTGGACCTGGACGCCGATCCGGTGGCGGTCGACGACCAGCTGCGCACGGATCCGCTGCTGGCGCCACTGGTCGACAAGGCCCCCGGCCGCCGGGTGCCGCGTACGGTGGACGAGGCCGAGTTCGCCGTACGGGCGGTGCTGGGGCAGCAGGTCTCCACGGCCGCCGCGCGGACCCACGCAGCCCGCCTGGTCACCGCGTACGGAGATCCGGTCGACGACCCCGGAGGCGGTCTCACCCACCTCTTCCCTACGCCGGAGGCGCTCGCAGCGCTGGACCCCGAGTCGCTCGCGATGCCCCGCACCCGGCGCACCACGTTCGCCACGCTGGTGGGTCAACTCGCCGAAGGAACCCTGCACTTGGGCGTGGAGAGCGACTGGGAGCAGGCACGGGCCAGGCTTCTGGCGCTTCCCGGCTTCGGCCCCTGGACCGCCGACGTGATCGCGATGCGTGCCCTCGGCGACCCGGACGCCTTCCTCCCCACCGACCTCGGAATCCGGCGAGCCGCACAGGAGCTGGGGCTCCCCTCCACCCCTGCCGCCCTGACGGCCCGTGCCGCGGCCTGGCGCCCCTGGCGGGCCTACGCGGTCCAGTACCTGTGGGCGACGGACAGCCACCCGATCAACTTCCTGCCGGAGCAGGCACGCACCTCACGCACCAAGGACGCCCAGTGA
- a CDS encoding methylated-DNA--[protein]-cysteine S-methyltransferase: protein MKRHTVIDSPYDPLTLVADDDGVLCGLHMVGQRHRPPEESFGDRDDTLFDEVTEQLNTYFDGELKEFTVELRMNGTPFQRSVWDQLRRIPYGETRSYGELAEALGNMGASRAVGLANGKNPIGIIVPCHRVIGASGGLTGYGGGLDRKRQLLDFESGSALF from the coding sequence GTGAAACGGCACACGGTCATCGACAGTCCCTACGACCCCCTCACGCTCGTCGCCGACGACGACGGCGTCCTGTGCGGTCTCCACATGGTCGGTCAGCGCCACCGTCCGCCGGAGGAGAGCTTCGGCGACCGCGACGACACCCTCTTCGATGAGGTGACAGAGCAACTGAACACCTACTTCGATGGCGAGTTGAAGGAGTTCACCGTCGAACTGCGCATGAACGGGACGCCGTTCCAGCGCAGTGTGTGGGACCAGCTCCGGCGGATCCCCTACGGCGAGACCCGGTCGTACGGCGAACTCGCCGAAGCACTGGGCAACATGGGCGCCTCCCGCGCGGTCGGCCTCGCCAACGGCAAGAACCCGATCGGGATCATCGTGCCCTGCCATCGCGTGATCGGCGCGAGCGGCGGCCTCACCGGCTACGGCGGCGGCCTGGACCGCAAGCGGCAACTTCTGGACTTCGAGAGTGGATCGGCGCTCTTCTGA
- a CDS encoding glycosyltransferase family 4 protein: protein MKISFLLHNAYGIGGTISTTFNLARALAARNEVEIVSVLRHRERPTLSLDPGVSLRSLVDLRQEKDHPSHLRPARVFPRAEYRYRQYSELTDRRIGECLAATDADVVIGTRPGLNVHLALQAPQHVARVGQEHLTLDGHSPRLRSALRRAYRRLDTLTTVTEADATAYRRKMRMPGVRVAALPNSVPEAVLPPADGTAKVIIAAGRLVPVKRYDLLIEAFAPVAAEHPDWRLRIYGKGEEHERLRRLIADLGLYDSVLLMGAATPMEAEWVKGSIAVASSDYEAFGMTIIEAMSCGLPVVSTDCPHGPGEIIEDGVDGRLVPVGDRDALGEALRGLVRDDEWRLRAGRAARKNARRFAPGPVVTQAERLFAEAVSARRAGRPVQRERSGAQRVLVSQGFALRDTAHGTADGVLRTLRRKR from the coding sequence ATGAAGATCTCCTTTCTGCTCCACAACGCCTACGGGATCGGGGGCACGATCAGCACCACCTTCAATCTGGCCCGCGCGCTTGCCGCGCGGAACGAGGTGGAGATCGTCTCCGTGCTGCGGCACCGCGAGCGGCCGACTCTGTCCCTGGATCCCGGAGTCTCGTTACGGTCGCTGGTGGATCTGCGGCAGGAGAAGGACCACCCGTCGCATCTGAGACCGGCGCGGGTGTTTCCCCGCGCCGAGTACCGGTACCGGCAGTACAGCGAGTTGACCGACCGACGGATCGGCGAGTGCCTCGCGGCGACCGACGCCGACGTGGTGATAGGGACCAGGCCCGGGCTCAACGTGCATCTGGCGCTCCAGGCTCCGCAGCACGTCGCGCGCGTCGGACAGGAACACCTCACCCTGGACGGCCATTCACCCCGGCTGCGTTCCGCCCTGCGCCGGGCCTATCGCCGGCTCGACACGCTCACCACGGTGACCGAGGCGGACGCCACCGCCTACCGGCGCAAGATGCGGATGCCCGGAGTCCGGGTGGCGGCACTGCCGAACAGCGTGCCGGAAGCCGTGCTGCCGCCTGCCGACGGCACCGCCAAGGTGATCATCGCCGCCGGCCGTCTCGTTCCCGTCAAACGGTACGACCTGCTCATCGAGGCCTTCGCGCCGGTCGCCGCCGAACACCCCGACTGGCGCTTGCGCATCTACGGCAAGGGCGAGGAGCACGAGAGGCTGCGGCGGCTCATCGCGGACCTCGGCCTGTACGACAGCGTCCTCCTGATGGGTGCGGCGACCCCCATGGAGGCGGAGTGGGTCAAGGGCTCGATCGCGGTGGCGTCCTCCGACTACGAGGCGTTCGGCATGACCATCATCGAGGCGATGAGCTGCGGTCTGCCGGTGGTGAGCACCGACTGTCCCCACGGACCGGGCGAAATCATCGAGGACGGCGTCGACGGCCGACTCGTGCCGGTCGGAGACCGCGACGCGCTGGGCGAGGCGCTGCGGGGACTGGTCCGCGACGACGAGTGGCGCCTGCGCGCGGGCCGTGCGGCCCGGAAGAACGCGCGGAGATTCGCTCCGGGCCCCGTCGTCACACAGGCGGAACGCCTGTTCGCCGAGGCCGTGTCGGCGAGAAGAGCGGGCCGGCCGGTTCAGCGCGAACGCTCCGGCGCGCAGCGCGTCCTGGTCAGCCAGGGCTTCGCCCTGCGCGACACCGCCCACGGCACGGCCGACGGTGTGCTGCGCACCCTGAGGAGGAAGCGATGA